Below is a window of Candidatus Cloacimonadota bacterium DNA.
TCAACCAGGCTAACACCTCTTTGCGCTCCACCATTCCAGTAAAGTGAACCCTATCCATTAGATTTGCCTTTAACATCGTGGTTTTCAGATTCTCCAAATATTCTGCTTCATAATCTGACCTACCTACAAACACAATTTTTGCAGTAGGCATTTGGTCAGCAACCGAGCAAAATGCTTCCAGTGCTATATCCTGTCCTTTAATATGCGAGATTCTGCCCAAACAAAGAAACACAAAGTGATCACCTGTCCATGTGTTCATCAAAGGTGGCTTATCAATATCTGCATTAAACTCATTACTTAGCACTGGAACAGGGGAGAAGTCGATTTTTGGATTATACTTTTTTAAGAAATGCAGCTCTTTTTCTGAGATGGCAAAACCTTGATTCATACCTTGCAATATAATCTTTTGGTACCACCTTACGCTTGTTTTTTCCAGAATGTTTTTATCCACAAAGCCTTGTTCTTTAATTATAGAAGCGTAATCTAAAAAATCGAAGAAACAAAGAATATAAGGTATTTTCTTAATTTTTGCAGCGACATATGCAATAATGTTGTTATAGTTGATTGCAGGAAAGCATTGAATAATATCGTAGTTTGAAAAAAGGATATGTACTATTAACAAGGGGCAAAGTGTTTTGCTGCGCAGATTGGGATACTCTTTGGGATTGTTTAATACGTCCCACATTCTTAGTACGCGAAACCCTTCTACATGCTCCAGACTTTGCCGTTCAATTCGCTTTGGGCAGAATACAGTAACTTCATGATTTTTTGATAATTCTCTGGCTTGATAGTAGATATTTGTTTCAGCCCCACCCACTTCCGGATAAAACCTATTTGTTATTAAGGCAATTTTCAATCGTCTTCCCGGCCCTTGTTTGCTAGCGCGTTTAATACTCTTGATAAACCTATCTGACAGAGCTTTGGCACCATATTTGGCACGAGCGGCGTGATATAAATTCTTGCCTAAAGCATCTCTTGTTTCTTTATTCTCAATCAAATCCAACATAGCAGTGGCAAATTCGGCGGCGGTTTCTTTGAGAACAATTTCCTTATTGCTAAATAAGAAACCTTCCATACCGATGCCGGTAGTTAAAACAGCTTTTCTCATCTGAGCGGCTTCTAGTATCCTGGTGCGTGTACCAGAGGCAATCCTAATAGGCAATATTACAAATTCAGAATTATAGATAAACTCTTGCATATCATCTACTTCGCCAACTATTCTTAAACAATCGTCATGATATCTATCAAAGTATTCCGGGGGATTTTTTCCAACGACCCATATCTGAATACCTGCTCGTCTAAGCTGACTTTCTATGGAAGGATATATTTCTGTAACAAAATAGCGAAAAGCATCTTGATTTGCCACAGAACTCATTGTGCCAAAGAATAAGATGTACTTTCCATTATGGGAGTTATATGCTATCGGCTCTTCCAATTGCATCATATTGGGAAATACATGAGCTATATCGGCATCAAGATCATATTCATTCACTGCAATATCACGCTCTACTGGATTGGTAAAATAGTATAAAAAGCTTTGTTTGAATGCTATCTTTTCAAATGCTTTTAATTTAAGCATTTCAATTAGGTTATATCGGTTTTTGAGGCAAGGATTTTGTGCCCATGCAAGCGCTGCTACTCTAGAGAACAGCATATCAACATCTACTACAACTCTACACTGAGGAAGTATTTTGGAAACCATATATGCCAAATGATAGGTACTTAAAAATCTAAAGACTATAATATCATATTGCCCCTTTAGTACTATATCTTTGAATTTGGCTAGTTGTCTCGGATGAAAGTGATAAATTGCCTTTGGCTGATGATAAGAAGCTGTCATGGTTCCAATAGTGAAAAGATTGTGGTATCCATGATGTTCCTCCACAGCCTTGCTCGCATATGCCTTAGTTTTTATCAGCAAAAGATCTGCCTCAAATTCTTCGGATAGGCAAGACCAAATGAAGTTACTACGGTTTTTATCTCCACCCTGTAAGTTTTGGAACGGGGTATCAACATATAGAATTTTCATCATCTTTACCTCAACTTTTTCTTTATTTAGCTATTCTAGCATATTAGCCCTATGCTGTCAAGAACAATATCCTGTTTGGGGCTGTTATAAAAGATTAGATGTGCTAATTAATCAATTTTATTGCAAGGAATTATCATGAAATCGTAATACAAATATCTTGACGTTATTTATTTATTGGAATTAGCTGTTTTTGTCATACATATTGAATATTGCTGAGGAGATTATATATTTATGAAACAGTCGGTTTTGATTACTGTAATCACCATTCTGATGGCGACGCTATTTGCGCAGGAAGGTGAAGCCTACAGAGGGCTTCAGAAAGCATATCGTAAAACATACGTAGCAAAGCAGAAATATGGCAGGAATGTACTTAGCCTTGCAACCCAAAGTACCTGTTTCTACGATTCTCAGGGTAATATTATCGAAGAATACCACATGCAAGCAAATCGTACCTACAAAGGAAAAACAATTAAGAATATCTGTATAGAACCTTCTTATACAGAGCTATTACAATATAATCACATGAATCTACTATCCTCAAGATCTGTAGAATACACAGATGCTCAAACCCACGAAGCAACAACTATTGAATATGACGCCAAAGGTAAGATCATCAAAAAAACATCAATCAAATCAAGTGAATCACACCCAGAATTATGGGAACTGCATTACAACCAAGTGGGTTACATTGCCTCTTATTTCAAAGTAATCTTAGATAGTTCGGCAAAAATAAGCCAGAAAAAGCTATACGATTTTAAAGATGATTTGCTGGAAACTCACATATACTCATACGATGATAATAACAATTTGGTAAACATTATAGCACTCAGTCCAGAAGATACGGTTCTGTTTAGAAAAGAGTATTACTACAACGATATTGGCTGTTTGATTGAAAAATCCAAGTATAACGAAGTGGACGCCATTACAGAATCTATACATTATGCATATAATGATAACCGACGGTTGATTCTACAATCGGAATACTTATGGAATCCTCGTTTTGGCACAATCCCTAATCTTACTAAGCAGATTGAATATGTATACGAATAAGCTTTACCACATTGGGTAACCCATCACCAAAACATTATCCTGCAGCTTCTTTACCTTTACTTTACTCAAATGCACAGCCCGATCAATACATTTTCTATCGTATGATTTTAGACATCCATTCTCTCCACCCAATATTCTGTTGCCGTAAAAGATTGCACATTTGTCTATCAAGCAATTTTTCCAGAATGCCTCACTCAGTTTATTGCCCGTTTCTAAAAGTACAGAATATAGCTTTTTTTCCCAAAGTTTTAAGAGCACTTCATTCAAATTCAGTTTATCGTTATTTCCCGATACTTGGATGAGCTCAATTCCTAGATTTTGTAAGCATTCTACTTTCTCTTTGGGAGCACTGTGATACATTATCAAAGCTGGATATTGTTTAGCACTTTTTACAAATAGAGAAGCAGCTTTGATATCAAGAAATGGATCCAATACCAAGCGTAGTGGTTGTTTTGCTTTGCGAATACCACGAACATTCAGCATAGCATTATCTGTTTCAACGCTTTTAATACCAGAGAGTACTACTTCCACTTCCGAGCGCATTTTGTGTACAAATCGCCTTGATGCAGGATTGGTAATCCATTGCGATGAGCCGTCACTAGC
It encodes the following:
- a CDS encoding glycosyltransferase family 4 protein; translated protein: MMKILYVDTPFQNLQGGDKNRSNFIWSCLSEEFEADLLLIKTKAYASKAVEEHHGYHNLFTIGTMTASYHQPKAIYHFHPRQLAKFKDIVLKGQYDIIVFRFLSTYHLAYMVSKILPQCRVVVDVDMLFSRVAALAWAQNPCLKNRYNLIEMLKLKAFEKIAFKQSFLYYFTNPVERDIAVNEYDLDADIAHVFPNMMQLEEPIAYNSHNGKYILFFGTMSSVANQDAFRYFVTEIYPSIESQLRRAGIQIWVVGKNPPEYFDRYHDDCLRIVGEVDDMQEFIYNSEFVILPIRIASGTRTRILEAAQMRKAVLTTGIGMEGFLFSNKEIVLKETAAEFATAMLDLIENKETRDALGKNLYHAARAKYGAKALSDRFIKSIKRASKQGPGRRLKIALITNRFYPEVGGAETNIYYQARELSKNHEVTVFCPKRIERQSLEHVEGFRVLRMWDVLNNPKEYPNLRSKTLCPLLIVHILFSNYDIIQCFPAINYNNIIAYVAAKIKKIPYILCFFDFLDYASIIKEQGFVDKNILEKTSVRWYQKIILQGMNQGFAISEKELHFLKKYNPKIDFSPVPVLSNEFNADIDKPPLMNTWTGDHFVFLCLGRISHIKGQDIALEAFCSVADQMPTAKIVFVGRSDYEAEYLENLKTTMLKANLMDRVHFTGMVERKEVLAWLKYSDLNIIPVRFMNSGAVVVESWISDTPVLQSDVVDPNLVEEGKNGWLFESENVDDCAAKMLVAYHNHKELPQMAALGKEKVLKSHTYENLIELYQQSYYNLLGK
- the ribD gene encoding bifunctional diaminohydroxyphosphoribosylaminopyrimidine deaminase/5-amino-6-(5-phosphoribosylamino)uracil reductase RibD; the protein is MDRFYMKLAMRQAEKSRGKCSPNPFVGAVIVKNGKLIAEGSTQPYGQDHAEVVAIKKAGKQAQGATMYVSLEPCCHYGKTPPCTDAIIQSGIKRVVVGILDPNPLVSGGGIKELIAAGINTEYGLFEEDIKEQLEYYLSYISKKRPFVIWKTALSWDGKYAASDGSSQWITNPASRRFVHKMRSEVEVVLSGIKSVETDNAMLNVRGIRKAKQPLRLVLDPFLDIKAASLFVKSAKQYPALIMYHSAPKEKVECLQNLGIELIQVSGNNDKLNLNEVLLKLWEKKLYSVLLETGNKLSEAFWKNCLIDKCAIFYGNRILGGENGCLKSYDRKCIDRAVHLSKVKVKKLQDNVLVMGYPMW